The Aspergillus fumigatus Af293 chromosome 3, whole genome shotgun sequence region GCTGCTGGATTGTCTCGAGTACAATTCGCTCTTCACACGACAGATGTCCAGCCGTTTCAGTCACCAGCTGGAGGACTACCGGGTCGTGAGTTTCgtggaggggaaagaagtgTTGATCGGGGGCGCAGGGCCGGCGTCCGTCAGCCATGTAAGTCTCCCTGGTCGTGCTAGATGACCAAGTACTGAAAGAAGACAGTTGGTTGTGGACGAAGAGTCGGCGGTGCTGGGCCTCCCCGGCAATCGGGAAACCCGACTCAAACTCGACGCCGACCACTCGCAGATGTGCAAAGTCGGGTCGCGTGGCCCCATGTACAAGCTGATCAAGGGCAACATCAAGCAGATTGTCGACCAAGTCCTCGTCGCCGAACAAGGGTACATCCCTCAACAGTCGACATCGTCCCATGCGGGCCCACCACTACCTACGGTTACGCATACCAACAGCAGCTCGCCGTACCCTAGTGCCCCACCTCCGACGACCGGCCAACGCATCGTGGGAACCATGTACACGGCAGTCGACAGCGATCCACGTTCCATCAAAGCGGCCGAACACAAGAACGTCGGACGCTGGGATCAAGCCCGGAACCTGGAGTATGCCATCTTCCAGGAACACCTGCGAACGCTGGGCCCGGATCACAACAGCACGATTGTGGTGGGCTACAATCTCGCCGAGATCGACCTCGAGGCCTCGTACCTCGCCAAAGCAACCGAGTGGTGCAAGTGGGTGACCGACCAGAGTCAGCGGACGCTGGGGCCCCGGCACCCACTGACCCTGAGAGCCGAGAGCCTAATGGGCGAAATCCTCTGCGCACGAGGTCGCTACCAGGAAGCCGAGTCGGTGTGCGCCAACGTCCTCGCACGCCAGCAGATGAGCATCGGCGATGACGACCTCGACACGCTGGAgacccgccgccgcctcaGTGCGGCGTATGCCAATCTCGGCCAGGAGCAGAACGCAACCAGCATCGCGGAGAAACGCCATGAGGCGCTCCAGCGCATTCTCGGCCCGCAGCACATCCGCGTGCTGGCCTCCGCGCTCGACACCGTCgaggtgatgatcttgtcGCGCACGCAGAATACCGAGCGGCTTTTTGAGATGCGCTTCAGCGGGGAGATCGCCAACACGACGGCGCAGACGGGCCAAATCGCGCGCGAGTtggtcgatctcctcggGCCGCGGCATCCGCTTTCGCTCCGCGCGGTGCGCATACAGGGGATCCTACAGATGCTGGTGCAGGATTCGACCACCGCGTCGGAAACCCTGCGGCGGGCGCTGGCAATTGCCGAGGAGACGTTCGGGCCCGACCACCCGGAGTCGATGACCCTGGTCGCCGCCATCGGGATCATGTACACGCTACACGGCAACGGGCGGAGCTTCATCACGTTCGCGGTGCCGGGGAGCGACAACAACCAGCTGGAGATGGCGGGCCCGTGGCTGACGCGGTACCTGTCGTGGGCGGAGGTgcgcaagggcaaggacagCGGCGACGTGCAGTCCATGCTGGACATGCTGGCGCAGCTGCACATGGCGCGGCGGCAGTATACGGAGGCGGGCAAGTACTACGAGCGGCTGGTGGAGTCGTACCAGGCGGCGGGGATAGCCATACCGACGCTAGTGCAGACCAATCTGCAGACGTGTCGCATGCACACTGCGATGTTTGCGCAGTACTCGCCCCGTGGAACCGGGTCGGCTATTGAGGGGATACTGAATTCGTTTGTAAAGAAGCGTTTCCAGCGCTCGCTATTGCTATGCGACAGgatacatcatcatctcaacTTCATAACATAATCACGGTACTAATTAGAGAACTTCTCGGGAACCTTGTATCTGCTCCAATTAGCCATTGCACTCTACGACAGGAAAGCACCTATACCTACCCCGTAGCCTTCTCAAATTGCTCCCGAGCAGCATCGGTGATCTTCTCATTCGTCGAGCGCAGCTGGGCCGGGTCGATCTTGCCGCCTCCAAGGCGCTGTTCAAGAGCATCGAGGCCTGTGCCATTAGCATACGTCTTTCCGCGGGGGGTGGAGGGGAGGTACCCTTATCGAGGAGATCCTCCTGCTGGCTCTGTGGCTCCCCCTGAGTCTGGTTGGCGGGTGTGGATTGGCTTCCGCCGAGCTTGGATGCGAGACCAGCGAGTTTGTCCATTTTTTCCCCTTCAAATGTGCTTTGGTATTCTTGAAGTGTTGCGATGAAGGTGAGAAGGGGGGATCAGGGGCAGAGGGGTTATATATGGTGGTCTATCAGTCCCCGCTACGAACCGCGCTATTGAATGCAGACCCGCCTGATTGGATAGATTCGAAGAGTGAGATCGATTGAGTTTTAGATAGGAAAAATTTGGCATAAGATCGGGGCCTTTGATTGGTTACTTAGGCATGGAGCCCTCAGTATGGTGTCATTACTCCACCAAACGGGAATATACTGAATTATATAACCACTTGCCTGATTCAAGTTCGCTCATTTGATTAGGTGACACCTGACCCCTGAATCAAAGGCATAAAAAGCAGCTAGATAGTCATTTGTTGAGAAGAATCAGACCTTGGTTGATTTCCATTGATTGCTATTTATCAGTCCACTGATATGGTCTTAATAATAAGGGATTATTGAGCAGTGTGTGAACAGGTGGCTTCAATTAAATTCTTCACAATCTCTAAACGGCCACCCCTTTTCCAGGAGCCAGATATCCTCCAGGTCCCCTTTAGCACTCGCGAGTAGGGAAGCCTTCAGCTGACCAAGTTTCTGGATATACTTATTATAATTCTCGATGCTTACCCAGCCATCTTCAGAGACACCACTGAGTTGATCCCGCCACTGGTTTACAACCTTGTTCAGATTAAGCTAAGTTTGTTCCTGGTTGTGGAAGTTATCTATCTAGTTTATTGCTTGTAGACTGCACAGGACAGTGGTGACCCTCTGTGTCTGGCAGGTGAGAGAGACCAGTATTCAACCATCCTAATCAAGGCCCCTTTTAATGTGATTAAATTTCCATTCCACTGTCGTCCAGCCCGATTAATAAGATGTTGGCGGGGTGCTAAGATAGGATCACATAAAGCTTCAAGATAAAGCTTATTATAATAGCCATTAAAgatatagtagtaataaaACAGGAGATGCCATTAGTAAACTTCATCAGCTCTAAGCTTTTCCTGAGAAGATAGTGTTATATAGTTTATTAGAAGTAACAGCTCTGTAAGATGAGATGGCTACTACAGATCTAGGTTCTTGAATATTTAAGGGTAACCAACTACCAGCGGACATGGCGACataatagtatattaccAGTCTATCAGACAGGATATAGCACCAGAGTCTGGTGATATAAAGATAGTATTTAGATTCAGATCTGCGTGGCTGTTAGATTAGCTGACAGTGTCTAACAATGCACATAGCGGGATGATGAAGCGTAGGTTGATTGAGATGATGGTTAATGTCTTCTAAAAGAAGCAAGAGGGCTAGTGTAAGATATTTATTAAGGAGAGAGATATAATCGGCCGGGACTTCACTCCAGGGAAGACACCATTATGCGGACAATCCAGTTCGATTAGCTTCCCATAGCGTCGAGTCCACTCAATTTCTTTTCGTGCGATAGACGTTAAATACTCCTTATAATCACACCCTAAAACCGTCAGAAAGAGCATGGAGCCTCTAGTATTGTCAGAAAACTTACAGGGGTCTCGATGGATGTCTATATTAGCTCTTTTCCCATACTAAAACATATAATCTGCCGTTGGGCCAATACAGAATCTGTCAGAGTCCTGTTCATTTGAATCATGAGCCACATATAAATCAGCTCAAAGGTTCTGCAGGACATCCTTTTTGAAGTATATACTCCCGATAGCCCGAAAGGAATGTTGAATaatttcttcttgatctcaaTAAAGGTTGACGCGAGCCTATGCAGCTCCTGTTTGCTGAAGGTATGCCACCTGCTTTGTAAACTAACTCCTCTTACTTTCTCTATTATGATGTATTCTACACCAACAGGGTTATCTTCTGATGATGAATGCCCATATAACTTTGGTATAGGAATGCCTTTGGAGTGGAGAAAATGGAGAGTTGCAGCTTCGCTAGCGGTGGCATAATGTCTTAGACCCGCAAGGCGATATGGTATTTTTGCAATAACCTCAAACCTATCAGCCATTGTTATAAGAAAGACACGGTTGAAGCCACCTTCAGCCAGCTTAGCAATATGCGTGGCACGGCCGTGGCAATTGCTGACTAATCTTTCTGCTGTTTCTTATAAGAGAGCACAGGGATTGAATTCAACATAACATTCATGTAGGCGTTGAGATTTGTTGAAAATAAATCTACCGGACGTGTAGGTATATAGATTGTGGTTTATCAAAGACGCTACAGAAGCTGAAAAGTTAGCGGAGATGATAGCTTGTATTTGGTGATGCTTCAGACCTATTATCTGGCAGTGTAGCTTCAGCGGCAGATTACGTGGAGCAAGAGAAGTTATGTAGAGACTGGCCTGTCTAAACATCACGGCGAAATTCTCATTGAAGGTGTAAGGATCCCCTGTGAGGAAGCCCCTTGGCTTAAGACCAGAATACGGCGGACGGAATGTGCAAAACTGGCCCCAATCAATGATCTTTTGCCATGATTACCTATCACTCTGATGCCACTTTAGGGCCTATCAGCATGCATATAGAAAGATGATATTTTATTGCAAAGTATATAGGAATTATAGTTAAGCTGTATCTGAAGTATGAATTTAATGTATAGAGGGTTGAATCGGTAATTTTCAAGGATTATTTCTAAATTATAGTTGTTATTAAAAGTGATTATATGAATGTACACACCAGTAGAGGCATCCAGTAAGACTAAAGATAGAAATGTAGGAGCTGAGCATGATGACTATAGGGGTTAATCATGGTAGGTCTTTTACCTCAGTGTTAGCCTTTGCAGTCCAGCGCAGGTTCTTACAGTGAATATCAAATGCCTGGTGTATAGTAGTCGAAGAAGTCACCTCCTCATTTCTTCTCATATCGTTGCCGAATTGATTTGTAAGAATGTGATCAAATGTCTTTGTCTCATATTTTCCGCACTGGCTTGGTCTGTCCATGCGATAATTGCCCTCATAGCTCTATTTATTGCTGCTGTTCCTGGCATTTGGTGGCTGTCTAGAATAGTTTCCATGCTGATCTTTACAGATATTGCACTCCGTCACAACTGAATAGCGATTTAAGAGAATCAGGGAAATGGCCATCTGAACTACACTCCTGACCTCATTCAACTATCCCATCTTACCTTCCGCTGTCTTTAGCGGGTGATCCACCCCGCAATCATCGACAGTCTTCAATGCTTGAACCCTTTCATACTGCTGCAAAGATACAAGAATGCCAGTGGAGAACAGCCCACACTAATGTCTCGATTATTGAGTGAATACTCAACACTGTGAACGACTATAGACATACTAGGCAAAAAGTGTAGATAATAACAGCGGAATCAATTAGTGAGATCCTGATATATAATAACATGAACCTATCGTCAGAGCTCACCTCCGATCATGACTATGCACTTAGATATAATACTTGCCACTACCTCCAACCATATTATTATATGGACTCAGAAGTCATGATTGATAATAAGGTTACATCCGAGGCCAGCATTCAACAACTATCTTTCAGGCAACAAGCGTATCCCTGTCCGGCTGGGGCCCTCCAGACGCCACTGCATCTCTTGTTGGATATTGGCAAGTCGAGTGGGCTTGACCCTGGCTTAGTATTCCGTAGGGAGCCGCACGTAGATACACAACCGATGATCACACCTTGGATTGGATGCTGTCCCTGATTCTGTTGGTTTCTGACTCAGTTTGGCTGTCATCTTGAATTAGAAAGGACGTAGATGGGTGGCCTGATCAGGGGATTCTCTGGCTATAAAAGCCAGGAGACGAGGGTCCAACTTGCAGCATCATCAGGATTTTCATCGTCCCTCCAACTCTCCTCTCCTGAATCACCTGTGGATCCCCCAGTCCAGTGAAACTAAGCACTCATTCCGAACATCTCATCCTCCCAACTCACATTGACTCAGCTCAGTCATGAGAATCAACGTCTTTACCATCCTGTCCCTTCTCTTCGCCAGCAATCTCGCCATGGCTACAACCAGATACACCGAGCCGATCCCCGAGGGAATCCCCGTCCTCGAGACCCGCCAACAACTCAACGACATGGCAGACCAATATCCCACGGGGACTCTGGACGATCGAAACGGGGGCTACTACCTGCTCGACCACGACGGCGCCGTCTTGGCCGTTACGTCTGATGCGCTATGCGAGGAACTGGACGCCTCGATGGAACAAGCGAGGAGATTTCATGCCGGGAACTTGGACGACGAGGCCGATGTTGTTCCTAGGGGTGATAATGCGGCTGCGAGTTGCTCTCACCCGCGCTGTCATACCCATGCTTTGTGTCGCACATATAGTGACTGCTATGTTTGTTCGTCGAGCAAACATTGGTGTTTTTGATTATGGACTGGTGCTGCCGCTTGGGGAGGTGGATGTCTGAAGATTAGGGGGAATTGATTGATCTCATTGGGGACAGGTATTCAACATCCATGTGAAGTGAGTGGATACGGATTACTTTGCTTCGTATAGCTAGAAAAACTAAATGAAACACAATCCTTTCATTATTCCACTATGATCTATTAAGTGACACAGAGTCATCGGGACTACATTAGCTGCAGTATAACTTCGGAGATGTAGTTTACCTCGATGTCGCAACAGCTTTGGATGCATTCGAGCTCATCTACAGGCAAGGCGCATTGTCCGACTCCTCAGACCATTCGCCTGCACCAAACCAGTGCCATGCACTTACTGAGAGCGATATTCTACTCCGGGTTGGTACTCTACAGTCGTTCTCGGCATGGTGCCTACGCACTTGGCGTGCCAGGCTCCTTGAGGGGAGGGTTTTGGGTCAATCTCGCGTTGGGAAAATTGATGATTTCAGGGTTTTATCGAACTCCAATTTCTGAATCAGTCGCCGTAATGGACCCCGATGCGACGTGAAGTTTTTACCTCTTGTCTTGGGGTGGTTGCCTTGCGCTGGGGCTCTCGGGCTGATAATGACTGCAATACCGGCGTCAGTCACCATATGGGAAATCAGCTCATGATGAATTAGGTGCCAGTACCTAGCATGTTTCCTCCGAGATTGCCATACCCCGTACAGCTAAGCGATATTCTGGCCGTGAGAAACGGGACGAAATCCGAGACGAGGCCAGCCTTACCGCTAGAAAGAGCTAGATTGCCAGGACGATCTCGCATTTCAAGTTTACTCAAGAACTGACAATCACTCGACAAGAGAAAAAGATGCTCGGACTGCATTACCCCGGTCCCACATCCCCGCATTGTTCGGCTTTTGTGGTCCTTACGCTGTATGTTGATCTCGGACATGTTCCGAGCCGTCATACTCTTAAGAAGTCCTGCCTTTAAGGCAGGGATTGCTACAGCTATCAGGAGTCAACGCGACAGCCAAGATGTCGAAATCACCAACTGAACATGTGGAACTTTCGCCGACGAAGTTGGAGAATGCTTCGGACGCCCTGTACGAGGCCTACGCCTCCAAGGGCCCTGAATGGCACCAGCAGATGACCCGACGATTACTCCGAAAGGTCGATCTGCATCTCCTACCCTTCTTGGTGGTGATGTACCTGCTGAACTTCCTGGATCGAAAGTATGCTTCTGTGTCTCAGCATAAGATCAAGCTGACCTCTTTGAAGCAATCTCTCACAAGCGCGACTTGGGACATTGGAAAAGGACTTGGGGATGACAGGGACCGACTTCAACCTGGCGACGAGCATTCTGTTCGTCGGATACCTGCTCATGCAGCTCCCGTCCAATCTGCTGCTGACGCGCGTGAAGCCGTCGTGGCTGCTGGGTGGCGCAATGGCGATCTGGTATGTTCCCTCATGGTTTTGTCGAATCGGTCTGACCAGCCAGGGGCATAATATCCGCAGCTCAGGCGGGAACGACCTCGTTCACCGGCTTGGTTCTGGCGAGATTCTTCCTGGGGTTTGTGGAGGCGCCTTTCTTCCCGGGGGCGATCATGTTGATGTGCGTATACACCTGAAGCCTAGAAAGCGTAGATTGCACGTGCTAATGTTGTAGGTCGAGTTGGTATACCAGGCAGGAGGTATGACCGCAGTCTCTGCGTCCAAGAAAAAAGTGGTACTAATCAAAGTAGCTGAGCCATCGAATTGCCTGGTTTTACGCCGGCAGCTCCCTGGCGAACGCGTTTGGCGGCCTCATAGGCGCGGGTGTGCTGGGGAATCTGGACGGGGCACACGGGATCGCGGGCTGGCGATGGCTGTTCATCATCGAGGGCAGCATCACCGTCGGCATCTCGCTCTTCTCGGCCATCTCGCTGCCCAACTACCCGGCGACCACGTCCTGGCTGGACGAGACCGAACAGGCCTATGCTCAGTGGCGTCTCATCAACGATGCCGGCGAGGCCGATGATACAAACGCCGTCCGCATCAAAGACGCGCTGGTGATGGTGTTCCGGGACCGACGAATCTATCTCTTTATCCTGCTCCAGCATTGTTCTCTCCTGTCGCAGACGTTTCAATACTTCTTCCCGACGATCGTCAAGACACTGGGCTACGGGAGCATCGAGACCCTGCTGATCACGGCGCCTGTGTGGGTCGCCACGTTCCTTGTTTCGCTGCTGGTGACCTGGACTTCGGGCCGGACGAACGACCGCAGCTGGCACATCGTCGGGTTGATGAGCGTGAGTGCCGTGGGCTGTATCATCTGCACGGCCACGACCAACATCGGTGCCAGGTTTTTCGCCATGTTTCTGTATGCGGCTTCTCCGTCTGATCCACTGAGAGAGATACTGACGCCAGTAGGATGCCCATGGGCGCTGTGTCAGCCTACCAAATCATCATCGCCTGGGTAGCCAATTCCTTCCCCCGGCCGCTGGTCAAGCGCTCGGCGGCGATTGCGACGGCCAATATGATCGGGAACACGGCGACCATTTATGGCAGTTATATGTGGCCGTCGTCGTCTGGCCCAAGATATGTCCCCGGGGGCAGTGCGACGGCGGTGGTTGCGGTGCTGGTGGCATTGCTGGCGTCGGTGATTCGGATGGTGCATGTGCGGATGAAcaagaggctggaggagcaggagaggGACCATGAAGTGGACAATCCAGGCTTCCGATACATTCTGTAACCGTTTGTTCCTACTAGAACCGAATGAGCGCGAGACACATGTGGCTGAAGACCCCTGAATTGTGCTGCCTAGACATTGTGCATTAGTTACCCCAAGGGCCAGATGGAGAATGTGATTGCCTAGTGTTCAGCTCCGACGAGCGAATACTTTGGATTCAGCCCTGCAGACGGCCCACAGTCCCGCGGGCACTGAGCCCTGAATGATTGGCAGTTATTCTGGAAGATCCACGGATTGTCGACTGCATGCCTCCGATTCGTGGAGAAAGGGTCCATTCTGCGATGGGTCGATGAGGGTTCACGGCTGTTCCGGAAGTATGTCCTGAGCCCAAGAACCAGCGTATATCTACTACGTCCGTCTGAGCTATCGGCACATTTGGCAAGCCACTTCTGGAAGACATCCAACGGCACCGATATGAAGGcccttctctcccttctAACGGCTGTCGCCGTAGCTACGGCCACTCCTCTCGACCTGTCTCTCCGAGCCCTCCCCAACGCTCCCGATGGCTATACTCCCGCCAAAGTGTCTTGTCCCGCGACACGACCCAGCATTCGAGGTGCCGGGTCTCTTTCCCCGAATGAAACGTCCTGGCTGGAGATTCGTCGCAAAAACACCGTCCAGCCCATGACAGACCTGCTCGGGCGACTCAACCTCGGCTTCGACGCAGCGGGCTACATCGACCGCGTGTCCAGTAACGCATCCAACCTGCCTAATATCGCGATCGCCGTTTCGGGGGGTGGATATCGTGCTCTGACCAATGGAGCTGGAGCTATCAAAGCCTTTGACAGCCGGACCCAAGGCTCGACGCAGTCGGGACATCTCGGTGGTCTACTGCAGTCCGCGACATATGTATCCGGACTGAGCGGCGGCGGATGGCTCGTGGGGTCCGTGTATCTGAACAACTTCACGACCATTGCGGACCTCCAATCCGGGGATCATGGGAACGTCTGGCAGTTTTCCACGTCTATCCTGGAAGGGCCCAAGGCCAAACACCTGCAGTTCCTATCCACCGCCGACTACTGGAAGGATTTGCTCAAAGCGGTCGACGGGAAGAGCGACGCGGGCTTCAACACCTCGCTGACGGACTACTGGGGCCGCGCGCTGTCCTACCAGTTCATCAATGATCGCACGGGGAACGGAGGACTGAGCTACACCTGGTCGTCGATCGCGTTGACCGACCCCTTCCGGCGTGGAGAGATGCCGCTCCCCATCCTGGTGGCCGACGGCCGCAACCCGGGCGAGCTGCTGAT contains the following coding sequences:
- a CDS encoding LipA and NB-ARC domain protein, translating into MERSPQLNTRPPKIVFIGHSLGGLVIKQALLNAHEDPKYTAIRLATCGLVFFGTPHRGAKGVEVGKIAAAVARFVSKGHASNELLDCLEYNSLFTRQMSSRFSHQLEDYRVVSFVEGKEVLIGGAGPASVSHLVVDEESAVLGLPGNRETRLKLDADHSQMCKVGSRGPMYKLIKGNIKQIVDQVLVAEQGYIPQQSTSSHAGPPLPTVTHTNSSSPYPSAPPPTTGQRIVGTMYTAVDSDPRSIKAAEHKNVGRWDQARNLEYAIFQEHLRTLGPDHNSTIVVGYNLAEIDLEASYLAKATEWCKWVTDQSQRTLGPRHPLTLRAESLMGEILCARGRYQEAESVCANVLARQQMSIGDDDLDTLETRRRLSAAYANLGQEQNATSIAEKRHEALQRILGPQHIRVLASALDTVEVMILSRTQNTERLFEMRFSGEIANTTAQTGQIARELVDLLGPRHPLSLRAVRIQGILQMLVQDSTTASETLRRALAIAEETFGPDHPESMTLVAAIGIMYTLHGNGRSFITFAVPGSDNNQLEMAGPWLTRYLSWAEVRKGKDSGDVQSMLDMLAQLHMARRQYTEAGKYYERLVESYQAAGIAIPTLVQTNLQTCRMHTAMFAQYSPRGTGSAIEGILNSFVKKRFQRSLLLCDRIHHHLNFIT
- a CDS encoding putative MFS transporter, producing the protein MAPADDPTITPKGRSASPTLLGGDVPAELPGSKQSLTSATWDIGKGLGDDRDRLQPGDEHSVRRIPAHAAPVQSAADAREAVVAAGWRNGDLGHNIRSSGGNDLVHRLGSGEILPGVCGGAFLPGGDHVDLSHRIAWFYAGSSLANAFGGLIGAGVLGNLDGAHGIAGWRWLFIIEGSITVGISLFSAISLPNYPATTSWLDETEQAYAQWRLINDAGEADDTNAVRIKDALVMVFRDRRIYLFILLQHCSLLSQTFQYFFPTIVKTLGYGSIETLLITAPVWVATFLVSLLVTWTSGRTNDRSWHIVGLMSVSAVGCIICTATTNIGARFFAMFLMPMGAVSAYQIIIAWVANSFPRPLVKRSAAIATANMIGNTATIYGSYMWPSSSGPRYVPGGSATAVVAVLVALLASVIRMVHVRMNKRLEEQERDHEVDNPGFRYIL